In one window of Limnohabitans sp. MORI2 DNA:
- a CDS encoding alpha/beta fold hydrolase, protein MRKFLTLCLSIFVYLQSSAAMAQTFPNQKTEVWTAKDFRFHTGEVMPSLNIGYTTLGNPAGEPVVILHGTTGTGVGMLNTAFGGELFGPGQPLDAAKYFIVLPDSIGTGKSSKPSDGMRAKFPRYNYDDMVLAQYRLLTEGLKLKHVRMVLGNSMGGMQTWLWGIQYPGFSDILVPMAAMPSEMSGRNWMMRRLIIDSIRNDPEWMNGNYTQQPRSLQFASVFYAIGTNGGNQGLQRLAPTREKADQLLNQRLSAPFSGDANDHLYQWDASRDYNPLAQLEKIKATLLAINSADDERNPPELNVMNKALARIPNARLLLIPGSDQTAGHGTTGQAKWWKNEVAALLQTAPRLP, encoded by the coding sequence ATGCGCAAATTTCTAACGCTTTGTTTGTCTATATTTGTCTACCTTCAGAGTTCAGCAGCCATGGCGCAAACTTTTCCTAATCAAAAAACCGAAGTGTGGACAGCGAAAGATTTTCGCTTTCACACCGGTGAGGTCATGCCGTCACTGAACATTGGCTACACCACGCTTGGCAATCCCGCAGGTGAACCCGTGGTCATTCTTCATGGCACCACTGGCACAGGCGTGGGCATGCTCAATACAGCTTTCGGGGGTGAACTCTTCGGCCCTGGTCAACCTTTGGATGCAGCTAAATATTTCATTGTGTTGCCTGACTCGATTGGCACGGGCAAATCTAGCAAGCCATCAGACGGCATGCGCGCGAAGTTTCCTCGCTACAACTATGACGACATGGTGTTGGCGCAATACCGATTGCTCACGGAAGGTTTGAAGCTCAAACATGTGCGCATGGTGCTGGGCAACTCCATGGGCGGCATGCAAACATGGCTGTGGGGCATTCAATACCCCGGCTTCTCCGACATCTTGGTACCGATGGCTGCCATGCCCTCCGAAATGTCAGGCCGCAACTGGATGATGCGCCGCCTCATCATTGACAGCATCCGCAACGACCCCGAATGGATGAATGGCAACTACACGCAGCAACCGCGAAGCTTGCAATTTGCATCGGTCTTTTATGCCATTGGCACCAACGGCGGCAATCAAGGTTTACAACGCTTGGCCCCCACGCGTGAGAAAGCCGATCAACTGCTCAACCAACGGCTCAGTGCACCTTTCTCTGGCGATGCCAACGACCATTTGTACCAATGGGATGCATCGCGCGATTACAACCCGCTGGCACAACTTGAAAAAATCAAAGCCACCCTGTTGGCCATCAACTCTGCCGATGACGAACGCAATCCACCAGAGCTCAATGTGATGAACAAGGCTTTGGCAAGAATCCCCAATGCACGCTTGCTACTGATTCCTGGCAGCGACCAAACCGCTGGCCATGGCACCACCGGTCAAGCCAAATGGTGGAAAAACGAAGTGGCTGCTTTGTTGCAAACTGCCCCACGTTTGCCTTAA